A genomic stretch from Calonectris borealis chromosome 6, bCalBor7.hap1.2, whole genome shotgun sequence includes:
- the PLEKHA3 gene encoding pleckstrin homology domain-containing family A member 3 isoform X1: MEGVLYKWTNYLAGWQPRWFVLDNGILSYYDSQDDVCKGSKGSIKMAVCEIKDPTDDWACDVGTCVLKSGSSYFIWATKYFSCVHATDNTRMELIIPGEQHFYMRAVNAAERQRWLVALGSAKACLADTRTKKEKEISETNESLKTKMSELRLYCDLLMQQVHTIQEFVHHDETRSPPSIENMNEASSLLSATCNTFITTLEECVKIANAKFKPEMFQLPHSDPLVSPVSPSPVQMMKRSISHPGPCYSERNNHSVKEPISSLHRFSQRRRRTYSDTESYSDAPFEDSQRSAHCSRSAVNGDLVSSTIPEENRSVSKERSELEETLSSFS; this comes from the exons ATGGAGGGGGTCCTGTACAAGTGGACCAACTACCTGGCGG GTTGGCAGCCTCGGTGGTTTGTTTTAGACAATGGGATATTGTCATACTATGATTCACAGGATGATGTTTGCAAAGGCAGCAAAGGAAGTATAAAGATGGCTGTGTGTGAAATAAAAG ATCCCACAGATGACTGGGCTTGTGATGTGGGTACTTGTGTATTAAAAAGTGGGAGTTCTTATTTCATATGGGCCACCAAGTATTTTTCATGTG TTCATGCAACAGACAACACAAGAATGGAGCTAATCATCCCAGGGGAACAGCATTTCTATATGAGAGCAGTTAATGCAGCCGAAAGGCAAAGGTGGCTGGTAGCACTGGGCAGTGCAAAAGCCTGTCTAGCAGAtaccagaacaaaaaaagaaaaag aaatAAGTGAGACCAATGAATCTCTTAAAACCAAAATGTCCGAACTTCGTCTCTACTGTGATCTTTTAATGCAGCAAGTTCATACAATACAAGAATTTGTTCACCATGATGAGACTCGCTCTCCTCCCAGCATTGAG aacatGAATGAAGCCTCTTCCTTGCTTAGTGCCACATGTAATACATTTATCACGACACTTGAAGAATGTGTGAAGATCGCTAATGCCAAGTTTAAGCCAGAAATGTTCCAGCTGCCTCACTCTGATCCCTTAGTTTCTCCTGTGTCACCATCACCTGTCCAAATG atgaaGCGTTCCATTAGCCACCCTGGTCCTTGCTATTCAGAAAG GAATAATCATTCTGTAAAAGAACCAATTTCATCCCTTCACCGATTTTCACAGCGGCGCAGAAGAACATACTCGGATACAGAATCGTACAGTGATGCTCCCTTTGAAGATTCTCAGA GATCTGCTCACTGTTCTAGAAGTGCTGTCAATGGAGATCTGGTATCATCAACCATTCCTGAAGAAAATAGATCAGTATCAAAGGAAAGATCTGAACTGGAAGAGACTCTTTCATCCTTTTCTTGA
- the FKBP7 gene encoding peptidyl-prolyl cis-trans isomerase FKBP7 isoform X2: MGRGLTLLLLPLALLAAPAQAEGGTAAAAEEVKIEVLHLPEVCSPRSKKGDLLNAHYDGFLAGDGSKFYCSRTQNEGHPKWFVLGVGQVIKGLDIAMMNMCPGEKRKVIIPPSLAYGQQGYAQGKIPPNATLIFEIELYAVNKGPRSVEAFNQIDKDSDKKLSELEISQYLKEEFARDGKKRHPSVHDEILADIFKKNDHDGDGFISAKEYNVYQHDEL; encoded by the exons ATGGGCCGCGGGCTGACCCTGCTCCTCCTGCCGCTGGCCCTGCTGGCGGCGCCGGCCCAGGCGGAAGgcggcacggcggcggcggcggaggaggttAAAATAGAGGTGCTGCACCTCCCCGAGGTCTGCAGCCCGCGGAGCAAGAAGGGGGATCTGCTGAACGCACACTACGACGGTTTCCTGGCCGGCGACGGATCCAAGTTTTACTGCAG TCGGACGCAAAATGAAGGTCATCCAAAATGGTTCGTTCTGGGTGTTGGACAAGTCATAAAAGGGTTAGATATTGCTATGATGAATATGTGTCCTGGAGAAAAACGGAAAGTGATCATTCCTCCATCGTTAGCATATGGACAGCAAGGATACG cACAGGGCAAGATTCCACCCAATGCAACATTGATCTTTGAGATTGAACTTTATGCGGTAAATAAGGGACCTCGCAGTGTTGAAGCATTTAATCAAATAGACAAGGACAGTGACAAGAAACTCTCTGAACTTGAG atAAGCCAGTATTTGAAAGAAGAATTTGCAAGAGATGGCAAAAAACGTCATCCCTCAGTCCATGATGAAATCTTAGCTGATATATTTAAGAAGAATGACCATGATGGAGATGGTTTCATATCAGCAAAGGAGTACAATGTCTACCAGCATGATGAACTCTAA
- the PLEKHA3 gene encoding pleckstrin homology domain-containing family A member 3 isoform X2 — MEGVLYKWTNYLAGWQPRWFVLDNGILSYYDSQDDVCKGSKGSIKMAVCEIKVHATDNTRMELIIPGEQHFYMRAVNAAERQRWLVALGSAKACLADTRTKKEKEISETNESLKTKMSELRLYCDLLMQQVHTIQEFVHHDETRSPPSIENMNEASSLLSATCNTFITTLEECVKIANAKFKPEMFQLPHSDPLVSPVSPSPVQMMKRSISHPGPCYSERNNHSVKEPISSLHRFSQRRRRTYSDTESYSDAPFEDSQRSAHCSRSAVNGDLVSSTIPEENRSVSKERSELEETLSSFS, encoded by the exons ATGGAGGGGGTCCTGTACAAGTGGACCAACTACCTGGCGG GTTGGCAGCCTCGGTGGTTTGTTTTAGACAATGGGATATTGTCATACTATGATTCACAGGATGATGTTTGCAAAGGCAGCAAAGGAAGTATAAAGATGGCTGTGTGTGAAATAAAAG TTCATGCAACAGACAACACAAGAATGGAGCTAATCATCCCAGGGGAACAGCATTTCTATATGAGAGCAGTTAATGCAGCCGAAAGGCAAAGGTGGCTGGTAGCACTGGGCAGTGCAAAAGCCTGTCTAGCAGAtaccagaacaaaaaaagaaaaag aaatAAGTGAGACCAATGAATCTCTTAAAACCAAAATGTCCGAACTTCGTCTCTACTGTGATCTTTTAATGCAGCAAGTTCATACAATACAAGAATTTGTTCACCATGATGAGACTCGCTCTCCTCCCAGCATTGAG aacatGAATGAAGCCTCTTCCTTGCTTAGTGCCACATGTAATACATTTATCACGACACTTGAAGAATGTGTGAAGATCGCTAATGCCAAGTTTAAGCCAGAAATGTTCCAGCTGCCTCACTCTGATCCCTTAGTTTCTCCTGTGTCACCATCACCTGTCCAAATG atgaaGCGTTCCATTAGCCACCCTGGTCCTTGCTATTCAGAAAG GAATAATCATTCTGTAAAAGAACCAATTTCATCCCTTCACCGATTTTCACAGCGGCGCAGAAGAACATACTCGGATACAGAATCGTACAGTGATGCTCCCTTTGAAGATTCTCAGA GATCTGCTCACTGTTCTAGAAGTGCTGTCAATGGAGATCTGGTATCATCAACCATTCCTGAAGAAAATAGATCAGTATCAAAGGAAAGATCTGAACTGGAAGAGACTCTTTCATCCTTTTCTTGA
- the LOC142083631 gene encoding pejvakin isoform X2 translates to MFAAATKNFVKQVGDGGRLVPVPSLSEADKYQPLSLVIKKRKCLLSKKSKFASTPFTLKDILQGEKEISAGVSSYQLLNYEDKSDVSLNGRRGNQIMNDVGFDVAGSDSVAFKASFGIVTKHEVEVPTLLKELTTRKINFDHCLVHQSRKSRMEILCVVMESIRTTRQCSLTVHTGMRGETMRFHIIEDQNYKGRDKAIVFPAHTTIAFSVFELYIHLDGNFDKGVVDTIGNSDAYLEDLFTDYYEKAASMTDLSTSYLREGSHIRINLLNNNIPKGPCVLCGMGSSKRETVYGCLECSFNGQKYVRLHAVPCFDLWHKRVK, encoded by the exons ATGTTTGCTGCTGCAACCAAAAACTTTGTTAAACAGGTTGGTGATGGAGGAAGACTAGTTCCAGTGCCCAGTCTCAGTGAAGCTGATAAATACCAACCTCTGAGCCTTGTGattaagaagagaaaatgtttgctttcaaaaaaatctaaatttgcTTCAACACCTTTCACATTAAAAGACATTCTTCAAGGGGAGAAAGAAATTTCTGCAG GTGTCTCGTCTTACCAGTTGCTCAACTATGAAGACAAATCAGATGTTTCGCTTAATGGTAGAAGAGGAAATCAGATAATGAATGATGTTGGTTTTGATGTCGCTGGATCAGATTCTGTTGCCTTTAAAGCTTCCTTTGGCATAGTGACCAAACATGAGGTTGAAGTACCAACATTACTTAAAGAACTTACTACAAG aaaaataaactttgatCATTGTCTAGTCCATCAATCAAGAAAAAGTAGGATGGAAATTTTGTGCGTGGTCATGGAAAGTATTAGAACTACAAGGCAGTGCTCATTAACTGTCCATACAGGAATGCGTGGAGAGACAATGAGG TTTCACATTATTGAAGATCAGAATTATAAAGGGCGGGACAAAGCCATTGTTTTTCCTGCGCATACAACTATTGCTTTTAGTGTATTTGAACTTTACATTCATTTGGATGGTAATTTTG ATAAGGGAGTAGTGGATACCATTGGTAACTCTGATGCTTACTTGGAGGACCTTTTTACAGATTATTATGAAAAAGCTGCGAGCATGACTGATCTCTCTACAAGCTATCTCAGAGAAGGGTCTCATATCCGAATTAATTTACTTAATAACAACATCCCCAAAGGTCCCTGTGTCCTTTGTGGAATGGGAAGTTCTAAAAGGGAGACAGTCTACGGATGCCTAGAGTGTTCTTTTAATGGACAAAAGTACGTACGACTGCATGCTGTGCCCTGTTTTGACCTCTGGCATAAGAGAGTAAAGTAA
- the FKBP7 gene encoding peptidyl-prolyl cis-trans isomerase FKBP7 isoform X1, which produces MAEVSWKPKPCLRLAAVAREGDQLGGSLRACSPHLTWRTPLAGRRKPHRVITCHVLCCNLCRKTRDWRRSCCRTQNEGHPKWFVLGVGQVIKGLDIAMMNMCPGEKRKVIIPPSLAYGQQGYAQGKIPPNATLIFEIELYAVNKGPRSVEAFNQIDKDSDKKLSELEISQYLKEEFARDGKKRHPSVHDEILADIFKKNDHDGDGFISAKEYNVYQHDEL; this is translated from the exons ATGGCTGAGGTAAGCTGGAAACCAAAGCCATGCTTGAGACTGGCGGCCGTCGCCAGAGAAGGGGACCAACTGGGAGGGTCGCTGAGAGCCTGTAGCCCACACCTCACATGGAGAACCCCTTTGGCAGGGCGCAGAAAACCCCACCGTGTTATCACCTGCCATGTTCTGTGCTGTAATCTGTGCAGAAAAACTCGGGAttggaggaggagctgctg TCGGACGCAAAATGAAGGTCATCCAAAATGGTTCGTTCTGGGTGTTGGACAAGTCATAAAAGGGTTAGATATTGCTATGATGAATATGTGTCCTGGAGAAAAACGGAAAGTGATCATTCCTCCATCGTTAGCATATGGACAGCAAGGATACG cACAGGGCAAGATTCCACCCAATGCAACATTGATCTTTGAGATTGAACTTTATGCGGTAAATAAGGGACCTCGCAGTGTTGAAGCATTTAATCAAATAGACAAGGACAGTGACAAGAAACTCTCTGAACTTGAG atAAGCCAGTATTTGAAAGAAGAATTTGCAAGAGATGGCAAAAAACGTCATCCCTCAGTCCATGATGAAATCTTAGCTGATATATTTAAGAAGAATGACCATGATGGAGATGGTTTCATATCAGCAAAGGAGTACAATGTCTACCAGCATGATGAACTCTAA
- the PLEKHA3 gene encoding pleckstrin homology domain-containing family A member 3 isoform X3 has product MEGVLYKWTNYLAVHATDNTRMELIIPGEQHFYMRAVNAAERQRWLVALGSAKACLADTRTKKEKEISETNESLKTKMSELRLYCDLLMQQVHTIQEFVHHDETRSPPSIENMNEASSLLSATCNTFITTLEECVKIANAKFKPEMFQLPHSDPLVSPVSPSPVQMMKRSISHPGPCYSERNNHSVKEPISSLHRFSQRRRRTYSDTESYSDAPFEDSQRSAHCSRSAVNGDLVSSTIPEENRSVSKERSELEETLSSFS; this is encoded by the exons ATGGAGGGGGTCCTGTACAAGTGGACCAACTACCTGGCGG TTCATGCAACAGACAACACAAGAATGGAGCTAATCATCCCAGGGGAACAGCATTTCTATATGAGAGCAGTTAATGCAGCCGAAAGGCAAAGGTGGCTGGTAGCACTGGGCAGTGCAAAAGCCTGTCTAGCAGAtaccagaacaaaaaaagaaaaag aaatAAGTGAGACCAATGAATCTCTTAAAACCAAAATGTCCGAACTTCGTCTCTACTGTGATCTTTTAATGCAGCAAGTTCATACAATACAAGAATTTGTTCACCATGATGAGACTCGCTCTCCTCCCAGCATTGAG aacatGAATGAAGCCTCTTCCTTGCTTAGTGCCACATGTAATACATTTATCACGACACTTGAAGAATGTGTGAAGATCGCTAATGCCAAGTTTAAGCCAGAAATGTTCCAGCTGCCTCACTCTGATCCCTTAGTTTCTCCTGTGTCACCATCACCTGTCCAAATG atgaaGCGTTCCATTAGCCACCCTGGTCCTTGCTATTCAGAAAG GAATAATCATTCTGTAAAAGAACCAATTTCATCCCTTCACCGATTTTCACAGCGGCGCAGAAGAACATACTCGGATACAGAATCGTACAGTGATGCTCCCTTTGAAGATTCTCAGA GATCTGCTCACTGTTCTAGAAGTGCTGTCAATGGAGATCTGGTATCATCAACCATTCCTGAAGAAAATAGATCAGTATCAAAGGAAAGATCTGAACTGGAAGAGACTCTTTCATCCTTTTCTTGA